A genomic region of Janthinobacterium lividum contains the following coding sequences:
- the dnaA gene encoding chromosomal replication initiator protein DnaA, whose translation MDNFWQACSAQLELELTPQQFSAWIKPLIPLDYEEGKLRIAAPNRFKLDWVKTQFASRITALAIQYFEAPTEVQFVLDPRLALPKKPVTASTPASDPNGGAPSARAAEPQPSVPELSIGAAPRREQSRINTDLTFDSFVTGKANQLARAAAIQVANNPGVSYNPLFFYGGVGLGKTHLIHAIGNQVMADNPGAKIRYIHAEQYVRDVVTAYQRKGFDDFKHYYHSLDMLLIDDIQFFGGKSRTQEEFFYAFEALIAAKKQIIITSDTYPKEITGMDDRLISRFDSGLTVAIEPPELEMRVAILLKKAKQEGVTFSDDVAFFVAKHLRSNVRELEGALRKILAYSRFHGKDITIDIVKEALKDLLSVQNRQISVENIQKTVADFFNIKVADMYSKRRPANIARPRQIAMYLAKELTQKSLPEIGELFGGRDHTTVLHAVRKIALDRTKNPECNHELHVLEQTLKG comes from the coding sequence ATGGATAATTTCTGGCAGGCCTGTTCCGCGCAGTTGGAACTGGAGCTGACACCGCAACAATTCAGTGCGTGGATCAAACCGCTTATCCCTCTCGATTACGAAGAGGGCAAGCTGCGCATTGCTGCGCCCAATCGCTTCAAGCTCGATTGGGTCAAGACCCAGTTCGCCAGCCGCATCACTGCCCTGGCCATTCAGTACTTCGAAGCGCCGACGGAAGTGCAGTTCGTGCTCGACCCGCGCCTGGCCCTGCCGAAGAAACCCGTCACCGCCAGCACCCCGGCCAGCGATCCGAATGGCGGCGCGCCCAGCGCGCGCGCCGCGGAGCCGCAGCCCAGCGTGCCGGAACTGAGCATTGGCGCGGCGCCGCGCCGCGAGCAGAGCCGCATCAACACCGACCTGACCTTCGACAGCTTCGTGACGGGTAAAGCCAACCAGCTGGCGCGCGCCGCCGCCATCCAGGTGGCGAACAATCCGGGCGTGTCGTACAACCCGCTGTTCTTCTACGGCGGCGTCGGCCTGGGTAAGACCCACTTGATCCACGCCATCGGCAACCAGGTGATGGCCGACAATCCGGGCGCGAAGATCCGCTACATCCACGCGGAACAGTACGTTCGCGACGTAGTGACCGCTTACCAGCGCAAGGGTTTCGACGACTTCAAGCATTACTATCACTCGCTCGACATGCTGCTGATCGATGATATCCAGTTCTTTGGCGGCAAGAGCCGCACGCAGGAAGAGTTTTTCTATGCGTTCGAGGCATTAATTGCCGCAAAGAAACAAATCATCATCACCTCGGATACCTATCCGAAGGAAATCACGGGCATGGACGACCGCCTGATCTCGCGCTTCGACTCGGGCCTGACGGTGGCCATCGAACCGCCGGAACTGGAAATGCGCGTGGCGATTCTGCTGAAAAAAGCCAAGCAGGAAGGCGTGACCTTCTCTGACGACGTGGCCTTCTTTGTCGCCAAGCACTTGCGCTCGAACGTGCGCGAGCTGGAAGGCGCGCTGCGCAAAATTTTGGCGTATTCGCGTTTTCATGGCAAAGACATCACCATCGATATCGTCAAGGAAGCCCTGAAGGACTTGCTGTCGGTGCAGAACCGCCAGATTTCCGTGGAAAACATCCAGAAAACGGTGGCCGACTTCTTCAATATCAAGGTTGCCGACATGTATTCGAAGCGCCGGCCCGCGAATATCGCCCGGCCGCGCCAGATCGCCATGTACCTGGCCAAGGAATTGACACAGAAGAGCCTGCCGGAAATCGGCGAGCTGTTCGGCGGCCGCGACCACACCACGGTGCTGCATGCCGTGCGCAAGATCGCGCTGGACCGTACCAAAAACCCGGAATGCAACCACGAGTTGCATGTGCTGGAGCAAACGTTGAAGGGCTAA